From the genome of Spinacia oleracea cultivar Varoflay chromosome 2, BTI_SOV_V1, whole genome shotgun sequence, one region includes:
- the LOC110782158 gene encoding prefoldin subunit 5, which produces MANKGGGAAARAAEMEKMSVEQLKMVKEQSDLELNLLQDSLTNIRTATSRLELASTALQDLSLRPQGKKMLVPLTASLYVPGTLDDADKVLVDVGTGYFVEKTMVEGKDYCQRKINLLKSNYEQLVEVFSKKKIIADEAGVVLQARLKQLAPTS; this is translated from the exons ATGGCGAACAAGGGAGGAGGAGCGGCGGCACGAGCGGCGGAGATGGAGAAAATGAGCGTCGAACAGCTCAAAATGGTGAAAGAACAATCAGATCTAGAACTCAACCTTCTACAAGACAGTCTCACCAACATCCGCACTGCTACCTCTCGTCTTGAACTCGCTTCCACTGCACTCCAAGACCTCTCTCTCCGACCTCAAG GGAAGAAGATGTTGGTGCCTCTTACGGCGTCTCTTTACGTCCCTGGAACTCTTGATGATGCTGATAAGGTTCTCGTTGATGTCGGAACTGGTTATTTCGTTGAG AAAACAATGGTTGAAGGCAAGGACTATTGTCAGCGCAAAATCAACCTGCTTAAATCTAATTACGAGCAACTTGTTGAG GTTTTTTCAAAGAAGAAGATTATAGCCGATGAAGCCGGAGTTGTATTACAGGCCAGGTTAAAGCAGCTAGCACCAACTTCATga
- the LOC110782157 gene encoding uncharacterized protein — translation MEPPPPPPPPPPPPPPSHHCNPTSNTNSSSPSRVPTPPPHLATPPCFKCGAPTNLPPPPPPDLTSLPAYIPIRLPAVNLPPETASRTQQSIILTPVPQPHPVPPLSPPYHFITPIKRITSPSDASRFVESNSGKSFLSFVAFLSYSIRGHKISDPCPVSHTLSKIIAVLDTFSSWVDEIPPAVQSARYGNPAFRVWHERMTEHSHIFMNDILPLDQPDIRDSSIELVPYLLDSFGNASRIDYGTGHETNFAAWLYCLARLGLIHEEDYQAVVSRVFVKYLDLMRKLQLVYCLEPAGSHGVWGLDDYHFLPFVFGAAQLIDHKYMKPKSIHNDDILENFSKEYLYLSCITFIKKVKKGPFAEHSPMLDDISGVPNWNKVNSGMLKMYRAEVLEKVPVVQHFLFGSIIPWE, via the exons AtggaaccaccaccaccaccaccaccaccaccaccaccaccaccaccttctcaCCACTGCAACCCCACATCCAACACAAACTCGTCCTCACCGTCACGAGTCCCAACACCACCACCACACCTCGCCACACCCCCTTGCTTCAAATGCGGTGCCCCCACCAATCTcccaccaccgccaccacccGACCTCACCTCCCTCCCAGCATACATCCCCATCCGTCTACCCGCCGTTAACCTACCCCCGGAAACCGCCTCCCGCACTCAACAATCCATCATTCTCACCCCTGTCCCACAACCTCACCCGGTTCCACCCCTCTCCCCTCCTTACCACTTCATCACCCCTATCAAACGCATCACCTCCCCTTCCGACGCCTCCCGTTTCGTCGAGTCCAACTCCGGTAAATCATTCCTCTCTTTCGTCGCTTTCCTTTCTTATTCCATCCGCGGCCACAAGATCTCCGATCCTTGCCCCGTTTCCCATACACTTTCCAAGATCATAGCCGTTCTCGACACTTTCAGCTCCTGGGTCGACGAGATTCCCCCCGCCGTGCAATCCGCCAGGTATGGGAATCCCGCTTTTAGGGTTTGGCATGAGAGAATGACTGAACATTCTCATatatttatgaatgatatttTACCCCTTGATCAACCCGATATTAGGGATTCTTCAATCGAACTCGTTCCTTATTTACTTGATAGCTTCGGTAATGCATCTAGGATTGATTATGGTACTGGACACGAAACAAATTTCGCTGCGTGGTTGTATTGCTTAGCTAGGTTAGGTTTAATTCACGAGGAAGATTACCAAGCTGTTGTTTCTAGGGTTTTTGTTAAGTATTTGGATTTGATGAGGAAATTGCAGCTTGTTTATTGCCTTGAACCTGCTGGTTCTCATGGTGTTTGGGGTCTTGATGATTACCACTTCTTGCCCTTTGTGTTTGGGGCTGCTCAGCTCATTGATCATAAGTATATGAAGCCGAAATCGATACATAACGACGACATTCTTGAGAATTTCTCGAAAGAGTATCTGTACCTATCGTGTATCACCTTTATTAAGAAGGTGAAGAAGGGGCCGTTTGCTGAGCATTCACCAATGTTGGATGATATTAGTGGGGTGCCTAATTGGAATAAGGTTAATAGTGGTATGCTTAAGATGTACCGTGCTGAGGTACTCGAGAAGGTGCCCGTGGTTCAGCATTTCCTCTTCGGCTCTATCATTCCTTG GGAATGA